Proteins encoded within one genomic window of Bacillus thuringiensis:
- a CDS encoding peptidoglycan D,D-transpeptidase FtsI family protein — MEIKRRVTIVLICFICVMFLLLCRLIQIQITDTESFTDRKINLIEKSVTQRTQSITIDDGRGHFIDRNGKEIGEQKYPVLIVFPFLQIKNGMLEKIAHIIGMSRQEIESQMKDKKSAFIMQRGNGPFRLAREQMEKVNQLNVLGIVAAEVRLRQTSVINHLIGDVGENEREFQKRYGGVRKISKQTPIGISGLQQSFDEFLLTDGGAKVLYQVDRQGEPIFGKQAKYTSPGNPFYPVTIQTTLHNELQQKAEEVVEASGIKKGGLVLLDVKKNEILAMVSKPSVQVKDEALYKTTLENQMLTPHFPGSVFKTIVAAAVIDQNKNVFNRAFNCDKDLYGEDHPQVMMGTLSFKESFARSCNRTFAELGNELIQKDKMVLETYVVALGAADKVGWKGPVFHTTHFEQMPEEKSVTIWESEGNKNSKKAVAQTAIGQKDVRLSPLAIANMMATIARGGEKMEVKAVEKIMYKNGTDFYIFEDHTLGGKQLSYETVKTLQELLRSVVTTEKGTGAAFQSLPLSVAGKSGTAQTGKGTKENHWFAGYFPYENPRYALVVVDIETNSKLNTVTPIFKAIVESIHQLENEK; from the coding sequence ATGGAAATAAAACGGAGAGTTACAATTGTATTAATTTGTTTTATATGTGTTATGTTTTTATTACTTTGTCGTTTAATTCAAATACAAATTACAGATACGGAATCATTTACGGATCGTAAGATTAATTTAATCGAAAAAAGTGTTACACAACGGACGCAATCTATTACGATAGATGATGGACGAGGCCATTTTATAGACCGAAACGGTAAGGAAATAGGTGAGCAAAAGTATCCAGTGTTAATTGTTTTTCCATTTCTACAAATAAAAAATGGCATGTTAGAGAAGATTGCACATATCATTGGTATGTCGAGACAAGAGATTGAAAGTCAAATGAAAGATAAGAAAAGTGCATTTATCATGCAAAGAGGAAATGGACCATTTCGCTTAGCACGAGAGCAGATGGAGAAGGTGAATCAATTAAATGTATTAGGCATAGTAGCAGCTGAAGTTCGTTTACGGCAAACTAGCGTGATAAATCATTTAATTGGCGATGTGGGTGAGAATGAACGGGAATTTCAAAAACGATACGGAGGAGTAAGAAAAATTTCAAAACAAACGCCAATTGGCATTTCAGGATTACAGCAATCATTTGATGAATTTCTTTTGACCGATGGAGGGGCAAAAGTATTGTATCAAGTGGACAGACAAGGAGAACCGATTTTTGGGAAACAAGCGAAATATACGTCGCCTGGAAATCCATTTTACCCAGTGACGATTCAAACTACTTTACATAACGAATTACAGCAAAAAGCAGAAGAAGTGGTTGAAGCAAGCGGAATAAAGAAGGGGGGATTAGTGTTACTTGATGTAAAGAAGAATGAAATTTTGGCGATGGTCAGTAAACCATCTGTACAGGTGAAAGATGAGGCTTTATATAAAACTACGCTTGAAAATCAAATGTTAACACCACATTTTCCCGGTTCTGTTTTTAAAACAATAGTTGCAGCGGCAGTGATTGATCAAAATAAAAATGTTTTTAATCGCGCGTTTAATTGTGATAAAGATTTATATGGCGAAGACCACCCACAAGTTATGATGGGTACACTTAGTTTTAAAGAGAGCTTTGCTAGAAGCTGTAACAGGACATTTGCAGAGTTAGGTAACGAGTTGATACAAAAGGATAAGATGGTGTTAGAAACTTACGTAGTGGCTTTAGGAGCCGCTGATAAGGTTGGGTGGAAAGGTCCTGTATTTCATACAACTCATTTTGAGCAAATGCCAGAGGAGAAGAGTGTTACGATTTGGGAGAGTGAAGGAAATAAGAATAGTAAAAAGGCGGTAGCGCAAACAGCAATTGGACAGAAAGATGTACGTCTGTCACCTCTAGCGATTGCAAATATGATGGCGACAATTGCTAGAGGTGGAGAAAAGATGGAAGTGAAAGCTGTTGAAAAAATAATGTATAAAAACGGAACGGACTTTTATATATTTGAAGACCATACATTAGGTGGAAAACAGCTTTCGTATGAAACAGTGAAAACATTACAAGAGTTATTAAGGAGTGTTGTAACAACGGAGAAAGGAACAGGAGCAGCATTCCAATCATTGCCGCTAAGTGTTGCCGGAAAATCTGGGACAGCGCAAACAGGAAAAGGGACGAAAGAGAATCATTGGTTTGCGGGCTATTTTCCATATGAAAATCCAAGATATGCTTTAGTTGTCGTGGATATAGAAACGAATAGCAAGTTAAATACAGTTACACCTATTTTCAAAGCTATTGTAGAATCAATCCATCAATTAGAGAATGAAAAGTAA
- the greA gene encoding transcription elongation factor GreA, with protein sequence MATEKTYPMTQEGKQKLENELEDLKTVKRKEVVERIKIARSFGDLSENSEYDAAKDEQAFVEGRITQLENMIRNAVIITDNGEESTVVTLGKTVTFKELPNGDEEAYTIVGSAEADPFEGRISNDSPIAKSLLGKQIGEKVAIQTPGGEMQVEIISVK encoded by the coding sequence ATGGCAACAGAAAAAACATACCCTATGACGCAAGAGGGTAAGCAAAAGCTAGAGAATGAACTTGAGGATTTAAAAACGGTAAAACGTAAAGAGGTTGTAGAGCGCATTAAGATTGCACGTAGCTTCGGAGATCTTTCTGAGAACTCTGAGTATGACGCAGCGAAAGATGAGCAAGCGTTCGTAGAAGGACGTATTACACAATTAGAAAACATGATTCGTAACGCAGTTATCATCACAGATAATGGCGAAGAATCTACTGTTGTTACATTGGGTAAAACTGTAACATTTAAAGAATTACCAAATGGAGATGAAGAAGCTTACACAATCGTAGGTAGTGCGGAAGCTGATCCATTTGAAGGAAGAATTTCTAACGATTCTCCAATCGCAAAAAGCTTATTAGGTAAGCAAATTGGTGAGAAGGTAGCAATTCAAACACCAGGCGGAGAAATGCAAGTAGAGATTATCTCTGTAAAATAA
- the udk gene encoding uridine kinase produces the protein MGTNKPVVIGIAGGSGSGKTSVTKAIFDHFKGHSILILEQDYYYKDQSHLPMEERLKTNYDHPLAFDNDLLIEHLQQLLAYEQIDKPVYDYTLHTRSEEIIPVEPKDVIILEGILILEDPRLCELMDIKLFVDTDADLRILRRMQRDIKERGRTMDSVIDQYVSVVRPMHNQFIEPSKKFADIIIPEGGQNHVAIDIMVTKIATILEQKVNL, from the coding sequence ATGGGGACGAATAAGCCTGTTGTAATTGGAATTGCTGGTGGTTCGGGATCAGGTAAAACGAGTGTAACGAAAGCGATTTTTGACCATTTTAAAGGTCATTCTATTTTAATCTTAGAGCAAGATTATTATTACAAAGATCAAAGCCATTTACCAATGGAAGAGCGTTTAAAAACAAATTATGATCATCCGCTTGCGTTTGATAATGATCTGTTAATTGAACATTTGCAGCAGTTGCTTGCATATGAGCAAATTGATAAGCCTGTATATGACTATACATTGCATACGCGTTCAGAAGAAATTATTCCAGTTGAGCCGAAAGATGTAATCATTTTAGAAGGAATTCTTATTTTAGAAGACCCACGTCTTTGTGAGTTAATGGACATTAAGCTATTCGTTGATACAGATGCGGATCTTCGTATCCTGCGCCGCATGCAGCGTGATATTAAAGAGCGCGGTCGTACGATGGATTCAGTTATTGATCAATACGTAAGTGTTGTACGTCCAATGCACAATCAATTTATTGAGCCTTCTAAGAAGTTTGCGGATATTATTATCCCTGAAGGTGGACAAAACCACGTTGCAATTGATATTATGGTTACAAAAATTGCAACAATTCTTGAACAAAAAGTAAATTTGTAA
- a CDS encoding peptidase U32 family protein, with protein MTVQEISRVIDGKRVIVKKPELLIPAGNLEKLKVAIHYGADAVYLGGQEFGLRSNAGNFTLEEMAEGVEFAKKYGAKIYVTTNIFAHNENMDGLEEYLKGIEKAGVTGIIVADPLIIETCKRVAPTVEVHLSTQQSLSNWKAAQYWKEEGLHRLVLAREASYEEMKEIKEKVDIEIEAFVHGAMCIAYSGRCTLSNHMTARDSNRGGCCQSCRWDYDLVQTVSQHKDAKELPLFQEEDAHFAMSPKDLNLILSIPKMIEIGIDSLKVEGRMKSIHYVATVATVYRKVIDAYCADPDNFEFKQEWLDELDKCANRDTAPAFFEGVPGHQEQMFGNHSKKTTYDFAGLVLDYNEETGIVTIEQRNHFKPGHEVEFFGPEIENFTQTVEKIWDEDGNELDAARHPLQIVKFKVDQRVYVNNMMRKSILQ; from the coding sequence ATGACTGTACAAGAAATTTCACGAGTGATCGATGGCAAACGCGTTATTGTGAAGAAACCTGAACTGTTAATCCCTGCGGGTAACTTAGAAAAATTAAAAGTAGCTATCCATTATGGGGCAGATGCTGTATATTTAGGTGGACAAGAATTTGGTCTTCGTTCGAATGCAGGTAACTTTACACTGGAAGAAATGGCAGAAGGTGTTGAATTTGCAAAGAAATATGGAGCAAAAATATATGTAACAACAAATATCTTTGCACATAATGAAAATATGGACGGGCTAGAGGAATATTTAAAAGGGATTGAAAAAGCTGGCGTAACGGGAATTATCGTTGCTGATCCGCTTATTATTGAGACGTGTAAACGTGTAGCACCTACTGTTGAGGTGCATTTAAGTACACAACAATCACTATCCAACTGGAAAGCAGCACAGTATTGGAAAGAAGAAGGTTTACATCGTCTTGTATTAGCTCGTGAAGCAAGCTATGAAGAGATGAAAGAGATTAAAGAAAAAGTGGATATTGAAATTGAAGCATTCGTCCATGGTGCAATGTGTATCGCATATTCAGGAAGATGTACGTTAAGTAACCATATGACAGCGCGTGACTCTAACCGTGGTGGTTGTTGTCAATCTTGCCGCTGGGACTATGATTTAGTTCAAACGGTATCACAACATAAAGATGCAAAAGAGCTTCCTCTATTCCAAGAAGAAGATGCTCACTTTGCAATGAGTCCAAAAGATTTAAATTTAATTTTATCAATTCCGAAAATGATTGAAATTGGGATCGATAGCTTAAAAGTTGAAGGACGTATGAAATCTATTCATTACGTAGCGACAGTAGCGACTGTATATCGTAAAGTAATTGATGCATATTGTGCGGATCCTGATAACTTTGAGTTTAAACAAGAATGGTTAGATGAGCTTGATAAATGTGCAAATCGTGATACAGCTCCTGCATTCTTTGAAGGGGTTCCAGGACATCAAGAGCAAATGTTTGGAAATCATAGTAAGAAAACAACGTATGATTTCGCTGGTTTAGTGTTAGATTATAATGAAGAAACGGGCATCGTAACGATTGAGCAACGTAATCATTTCAAACCAGGACATGAAGTGGAGTTCTTTGGGCCAGAAATAGAAAACTTTACGCAGACGGTGGAGAAAATTTGGGATGAGGATGGAAACGAATTAGATGCAGCGAGACATCCGTTGCAAATCGTGAAATTCAAAGTGGATCAACGAGTGTATGTGAATAATATGATGCGCAAAAGCATACTTCAATAA
- a CDS encoding peptidase U32 family protein, with protein MKKPELLVTPKAVADIEPLAQAGADAVMIGEQKFGLRLAGEFSREDVKQAVKIAHENGVKVYVAMNAMFHNDKVEELTDYVAFLNEVHVDAIVFGDPAVLMAVREVAPNMQLHWNTETTATNWFTCNYWGQRGAKRAVLARELSLDEIVELKENAEVELEVQIHGMTCMFQSKRSLVGNYFEYQGRNLDIEKKKYEENMFLYDPERNNKYPIYEDENGTHIMSPNDICFIDELEELIDGEVDSLKIDGVLKSSAYIIEVTKKYRKAIDLCVEDRDAYYDVKDDLYKEIEEMQPVNRPLDTGFFFKETVY; from the coding sequence ATGAAAAAACCTGAATTGTTAGTAACGCCAAAAGCAGTGGCGGATATCGAACCTCTTGCGCAAGCAGGAGCAGATGCGGTAATGATCGGTGAGCAAAAGTTTGGTTTACGTTTAGCAGGGGAATTTTCACGTGAAGATGTGAAACAAGCTGTGAAGATTGCACATGAAAATGGTGTAAAAGTATATGTAGCAATGAACGCTATGTTCCACAACGATAAAGTAGAAGAATTAACAGATTATGTTGCATTTTTAAATGAAGTACATGTAGATGCAATTGTTTTCGGAGATCCAGCAGTATTAATGGCGGTTCGCGAAGTAGCGCCAAATATGCAATTGCACTGGAATACAGAAACAACAGCAACAAACTGGTTTACTTGTAACTATTGGGGACAAAGAGGAGCAAAACGTGCTGTATTAGCTCGTGAGCTCAGCTTAGATGAAATTGTTGAATTAAAAGAAAATGCTGAAGTGGAACTTGAAGTGCAAATTCACGGTATGACTTGTATGTTCCAATCGAAGCGTTCATTAGTAGGAAACTACTTTGAGTATCAAGGACGTAATCTTGACATTGAAAAGAAAAAATATGAAGAGAATATGTTCTTATATGATCCAGAGCGTAACAATAAATATCCAATTTATGAAGATGAAAATGGTACTCACATTATGAGTCCAAACGATATTTGTTTCATCGATGAATTAGAGGAATTAATCGATGGTGAAGTAGATAGCCTAAAAATTGATGGTGTACTAAAAAGCTCTGCATACATTATTGAGGTAACGAAGAAGTATCGTAAAGCTATTGATTTATGTGTAGAAGATCGTGATGCGTATTATGACGTGAAAGACGATTTATATAAAGAGATAGAAGAAATGCAACCGGTAAATCGTCCGTTAGATACAGGATTCTTCTTTAAAGAGACGGTTTACTAA